The sequence below is a genomic window from Pelosinus sp. IPA-1.
CTCCTTTAACGGTTTGCCCCCCCTACTATCTATTCTAGCAAAAGATGGTTATATGCCCCGCTATTTAGGGGTGCGTGGTGAACGTTTAAGCTTCTCTAACGGCATTGTACTTCTTAGTATTATTGCTGGAATTTTAATCGTTATCTACCACGGCAATACGGAACATTTAATTTCCTTATATGCCATTGGCGTTTTCCTTTCCTTTACCATTGCTCAGGTAGGGATGGTGGTTCACTGGCGAAAGGAACGAAGCCCTGGCTGGATTGTACGATCTACTGTAAATTCAGTAGGTGCCCTTGTAACTGGAATTGTTGTACTTATTATTGCTATCACGAAATTTTTCTATGGTGCCTGGTTAGTTCTTGTATTTATACCTGTGATGATTTTCATCTTCAAAAAAATTCGTTCTCATTATAATGATATGGCTGAACAGTTGCACTTACCAGTAGAAGATTTCAATCCAGAAGAGGAAGCAAATCTTAAAACTGGTAGAAATGTAGTTATTGTGCCTATTTCTACTCCTACTGGTGTAGTAGCGCAGACCCTTAAATATGCGAAAAGCATTAGTAATGATGTCATCGCTCTGCACATTGCAACGGATGAAGAAGTTGGTAAAAGAGTAGAAGTAAAATGGCAGGGTTGGAATCCTGGTGTTGAATTAGTTACCATTTACTCTCCTTATCGTTTAGTGATCCAACCCCTATTAGATTATATAAGTAATTTAGAACGTCAGAGGAATCCAGAAGACTATATTACAATCTTAATTCCTGAATTCCAAACTAAAAAATTGTGGCATCGTCTATTGCACAATCAAACAGGCTGGATTCTTCGGACCTTACTAATTTTGAAGGAGAACGTTATCGTAACCACGATTCCCTTCCACTTAAAAAAATAAAATTTTTATAAAAGTTAAGCTGTACAACAAATTGTACAGCTTAACTTTTTTTAGGTAGAATCAGAAAGTATGAGTTTCTATTTAGAAAGATTGAACCACAAAGACACAATGCTACGGTACAGCACACAAAAGAGTACGTTAAACACAGAGAACACAGAGACATTCTTATTCTCCCCCTCTGTGTTCTCCGCGTCCGCGTAAGCGGCTTTGTGTCTTTGTGTCTTTGTGTTTCAAAACGTCTATCTTAAAAGGACGCGTAGCTTTTTTCTTATATCCATGAATATAATGGGCATATTTTGACAAAATACAAGTAGGAGGTGTTACATATGACACTAAATTTAAGCCAAAAAGAAAAGATGTTATTGCAAGATCAACAAAATCATGAGAAAATTTGCATAGAAAAATACCAATCCTATGCGAACCAGGCTCAAGATCCTCAACTAAAACAACTATTTAGTTCCTATGCTCAGCAAGAACAGCAGCACCTAAATACGATCACCCAAATGTTGAATGGACAAAATCCAAATATGTCGTCCTCACAACAGCAGGGTCAACAACAAAACCAAAACACTGTGCAAAGTAATATGCAAAATTCAACCTCGGCAAGCCCTTCTTCACAAGCAGCAAGCCAAAATGATAGCACCTTATGTACAGATATGTTAATGACGGAAAAATTCGTATCTGGAGCTTATGATACTGCTATATTTGAATTTGCTGATCCTAACGCTCGCCAAACTCTAAATCATATTCAAAAAGAAGAGCAAAAACACGGCGAAGGAATCTTCCAGTATATGCAAAGCAAAGGCATGTACTAAAAAGATTTTATCTTCTTGCCTAAATAAATAGAATGACCATTGTTAATAAAAACAATGGTCATTCTATT
It includes:
- a CDS encoding spore coat protein, which encodes MTLNLSQKEKMLLQDQQNHEKICIEKYQSYANQAQDPQLKQLFSSYAQQEQQHLNTITQMLNGQNPNMSSSQQQGQQQNQNTVQSNMQNSTSASPSSQAASQNDSTLCTDMLMTEKFVSGAYDTAIFEFADPNARQTLNHIQKEEQKHGEGIFQYMQSKGMY